In Stieleria varia, one genomic interval encodes:
- a CDS encoding FkbM family methyltransferase has product MSDVKTRDAKTKDVTVAESTLNWSNHRIRWTIGRLFNHLFRVAEVSVAQKVFRNLPSPCLTTRNLFGYRMHLDLSRSLSQQLLYLMGERHITERALINEHVKPGMSVVDVGANIGYHVLMFAQRIGGSGRITAIEPSPENLTELKANISGNTLKNVDLYEIAVGSRETTVEVRGGINSGIQTEGQGIAAVDMKPLSEVVREKCDFIKIDVDGYEAEVVEGAFDVLRRDRPVLLLELHPHLLPRFGSNVQTVVARLREIYNHIEGYDQFRAKEDSVIRRVLRRYAVPDKLRAIDELDSVIELADADQHNWTFWIIARNV; this is encoded by the coding sequence ATGAGTGATGTGAAAACACGTGATGCGAAAACAAAAGACGTCACAGTCGCAGAATCGACGTTGAATTGGTCAAACCACCGGATTCGATGGACCATCGGACGACTCTTCAATCACCTGTTCCGGGTTGCTGAAGTGAGTGTCGCTCAAAAGGTCTTCCGCAACCTACCGTCTCCTTGCCTCACCACACGGAATCTGTTTGGCTACCGGATGCATTTGGATTTGTCACGGAGCTTATCGCAACAGTTGCTGTATCTGATGGGCGAACGGCACATCACCGAGCGGGCGCTCATCAATGAACACGTCAAGCCTGGGATGAGCGTCGTAGATGTTGGCGCAAACATCGGCTACCACGTCCTGATGTTCGCACAACGGATTGGTGGGTCCGGGCGGATCACCGCGATCGAGCCGAGTCCAGAGAATCTTACGGAGCTGAAAGCGAATATCTCTGGAAATACTCTAAAAAACGTCGACCTTTATGAGATCGCTGTCGGTTCACGAGAAACGACCGTTGAGGTCCGTGGTGGAATCAACAGCGGAATTCAAACGGAGGGACAGGGGATCGCAGCGGTGGACATGAAACCACTTTCGGAGGTCGTTCGGGAAAAGTGTGACTTCATCAAGATTGATGTCGATGGCTATGAGGCCGAAGTGGTCGAGGGTGCATTCGACGTGCTGCGGCGTGACCGTCCCGTGTTGTTGCTCGAACTCCATCCTCACCTGCTGCCCCGATTCGGCAGCAACGTCCAAACGGTGGTCGCGAGACTGCGAGAAATCTACAACCACATAGAGGGATATGACCAATTTCGGGCCAAAGAAGACAGTGTGATTCGACGCGTGCTGCGACGCTATGCTGTACCTGACAAACTACGGGCGATTGATGAACTGGACAGCGTGATCGAGCTCGCCGATGCGGACCAACACAATTGGACGTTCTGGATCATCGCCCGTAATGTTTGA
- a CDS encoding glycosyltransferase family 4 protein, with product MPTQGEINDGWSDVPRQPLRILTVANVPPDPNSGAAGTVYHTNSAFRCLGHTVDSIWADDLGPRRISHGNLHSLLEQPRNYWREVSKAVACHEYDVVMVSQPQGYLVGRQLKRQGFPGVIVNRSHGLELRADAALPKWHKALGVPQNRFPRNLFSKPLQSLLTKQWNDIVRYMDGIVVPCEMDRLFLKDTYPKDAIPIRTIHHGVSDSILSRSVLPFSDQRRNKILHVGQFSFFKGPHVTAQILNHLFARTSKLSMTWVTSPDGCDQARRLISSEHRSRIRWVPWTSQEELLDIFDEHGIFLFPTLCEGAAKSALEAMARGMCVVASDDSGTHDYIKDFVNGRVCPVGDVDAFVSAILDVVSDEQAPRMAAAAANYAHAKTWRVCGAELEGFFRELLAKKR from the coding sequence ATGCCCACTCAAGGCGAAATCAACGACGGCTGGAGTGACGTACCGCGACAACCACTTCGGATTCTGACAGTCGCCAATGTCCCCCCCGATCCCAATAGTGGAGCAGCCGGTACAGTCTACCACACCAACTCTGCTTTTCGATGTCTCGGGCACACCGTCGACTCCATCTGGGCAGACGACTTGGGGCCCCGCCGAATCTCACACGGCAATCTGCACTCGCTGTTGGAACAGCCCCGCAACTACTGGCGAGAGGTCAGCAAAGCGGTCGCATGTCACGAGTACGACGTGGTCATGGTGAGCCAACCTCAAGGGTACTTGGTCGGCCGGCAACTCAAACGACAGGGTTTCCCAGGCGTGATCGTCAACCGCAGTCACGGCTTGGAGTTGCGTGCCGATGCTGCGTTACCGAAGTGGCATAAAGCACTCGGCGTGCCACAGAATCGATTCCCAAGAAACCTATTCTCCAAACCACTGCAGTCCCTGCTGACAAAGCAATGGAATGATATCGTTCGTTACATGGACGGGATTGTTGTACCGTGTGAGATGGATCGACTTTTTTTGAAGGATACCTACCCTAAGGACGCCATCCCGATTCGGACCATTCATCACGGAGTTAGCGACTCCATCTTGTCTCGCTCCGTCCTACCGTTTTCGGACCAGAGACGAAACAAGATCTTGCATGTGGGGCAATTTTCCTTTTTCAAGGGTCCTCACGTTACTGCTCAAATCCTAAATCACCTATTCGCGCGAACGTCCAAGCTATCGATGACGTGGGTGACCTCGCCCGATGGATGTGATCAAGCAAGACGCCTGATCTCCAGCGAGCATCGATCTCGGATTCGCTGGGTTCCCTGGACCAGCCAGGAAGAACTGCTTGATATTTTTGACGAGCACGGCATTTTCTTGTTTCCCACGTTGTGCGAGGGCGCAGCCAAGAGCGCGCTCGAAGCAATGGCCCGCGGCATGTGCGTCGTGGCCTCCGATGACAGCGGCACTCACGACTACATCAAAGACTTTGTCAACGGTCGCGTATGCCCTGTCGGCGATGTCGATGCTTTTGTCTCGGCTATTCTGGATGTCGTTTCTGACGAACAGGCACCGCGGATGGCGGCAGCAGCCGCGAACTACGCTCACGCCAAGACATGGCGAGTCTGCGGTGCTGAATTGGAAGGATTCTTCCGAGAGCTCTTGGCAAAAAAACGGTGA
- a CDS encoding glycosyltransferase family 2 protein — protein MDREPLDQTSQSQPRVSVVMSCYNNESCVSRAVDSILNQTFSRWELIVVNDGSTDATGEILDAYADRDSRIRVIHQANTGLTKALIAGCSVAKTDVIARQDADDVSRPRRLESQIALLDQDASLGFVSCFAEYVGPQGEFLSQTSRPTDPDEATKQLLHDRIGPPAHGTVMFRKPIYEKVGEYRHQFYCGQDADLWLRLAEVSKIGYVPEVLYQVQIDSVGITGSGRQVQQRFGVFGRECHQARISGEDETPILAKAAKLSADLRQERDERRHSEPTRSQQRSRVLNQSNTNYMIGSQLIKNRDARGRAYLWQVIRHRPHHWRAWARLAQSSLFVFSGANAERDACARGGQGQDA, from the coding sequence CGTCTCTCGAGCCGTGGACAGCATCTTGAACCAAACGTTTAGCCGATGGGAGCTGATCGTGGTCAACGATGGCTCCACCGATGCAACCGGCGAGATACTGGATGCATACGCGGATCGCGATTCACGCATCCGTGTGATTCATCAGGCCAACACGGGACTGACCAAAGCATTAATCGCAGGGTGTTCCGTTGCCAAAACCGATGTCATCGCGAGACAGGACGCCGATGACGTCTCCCGACCGCGACGCCTCGAATCTCAAATCGCTCTTTTGGATCAAGACGCTTCGCTCGGATTCGTCTCCTGCTTCGCGGAGTACGTCGGACCCCAGGGCGAGTTTCTCAGCCAGACCAGCCGACCGACCGATCCGGACGAAGCAACAAAACAATTGCTCCACGATCGAATCGGGCCGCCTGCCCATGGGACAGTCATGTTCCGCAAACCCATCTACGAAAAGGTGGGCGAATACCGTCACCAGTTCTACTGTGGTCAAGACGCCGATCTATGGCTTCGCTTGGCTGAGGTTTCCAAAATCGGATACGTTCCCGAGGTGCTTTACCAAGTGCAGATTGACTCTGTGGGGATCACCGGTTCGGGGCGACAAGTCCAACAACGCTTCGGCGTATTTGGACGTGAGTGCCATCAGGCTCGGATCTCGGGCGAAGACGAAACTCCGATACTGGCGAAAGCAGCAAAGTTGTCGGCCGACCTACGACAGGAGCGAGATGAGCGTCGGCACAGCGAGCCGACTCGGTCTCAGCAACGGTCCCGAGTCCTCAATCAGAGCAACACGAACTATATGATTGGCTCGCAGTTGATCAAGAATCGAGATGCCCGCGGGCGAGCCTACCTTTGGCAAGTCATTCGGCATCGGCCGCATCACTGGAGAGCGTGGGCCCGGCTCGCACAGTCTTCGCTCTTTGTTTTCTCGGGCGCGAATGCTGAACGAGATGCCTGTGCCCGCGGTGGTCAGGGGCAAGACGCGTAA